TCCAATGAAGACATTAAGAGATATGATGCACTTGTAGTTTGAGTCAAATTTATTATTTGACGAACATATCCAACATTTAAATCACAATTTAAAAGTAAAAATGAACTTTGAGTTAAAGACCCTCCAGTTTTATGCATACTGATTGCAGCCATATCTGCACCTGCTTCAACTGCTGATACTGGCATATTTTCTCCAAAGTAAAAATGAGTTCCATGAGCTTCATCTACCAAAACATACATTCCATTTTCATGAGCAATTTTAGTAATTTCTTTTAAATTAGAACATATCCCATAATAAGTTGGATTGTTTACTAAAACTGCTTTTGCATCTGGATTTTCTTTAATAGCTCTTTTTACGTCATCAATTGACATTCCAAGTGGAATTCCAAGCTTTTTATTTGTACCCGGATTTATATAAACCGGAATGGCGCCACTAATTATTAATGCATTAATAGCACTTCTATGGACATTTCTCGGCATTATTATTTTTTCACCTTTTTTACAGACACTCATGACCATAGCTTGAACTGCCGAACTTGTTCCATTTATCATAAAAAATGCATGCTTTGCACCAAACGCATCAGCTGCAAGTTCTTCTGCTTCCTTTATGACTGATACCGGGTGACAAAGATTATCAAGTGGTTTCATAGAATTTACATCAACAGAGAGACATTGTTCGCCTAAAAATTCCCTAAGCATAGCATTACCTCTGCCTTGCTTATGTCCTGGCACGTCAAATGGAACCACCCTAGCCTTCCTATATGCTTCTAAAGCTTCATAAATTGGAGCTTTTGAGTGATATTCTTTATTTTTCATCTTATCTGTTCCTCCGTTAATATATATTTACTCCACTAAAAATCTCAATCATTTCTTTTCTTAAATTATTTTCGATTTCAAGCCTTTGCTTTGGCTTAATTTCATAAACATCTCTATTGAAAAGATAATTTTGAAGATGCATTTCTTTAATTAACATTTTAGTATGAAATATATTTGATTGATACACATTTATATCCATTGCATCATATTTTTCTAAAGTTTCTATATCGATATAATCTTGTATCGATGTTATTTTGTGATCTATAAATAATTTTTTGCCATCAACATCTCGAGTAAACCCTCTGACACGATAATCTATAGTTATTATGTCTGAATCAAAACTTCCGATAAGATAATTTAATGTATTTAATGGAGATACCTCTCCACAAGTGGCTACATCAATATCCACTCTAAAAGTAGCAATTGAATTATCTGGATGATATTCTGGATAAGTATGAACTGTTACATGACTTTTATCTAAGTGTCCTACTACAGTCTCCCTAGATTTCAAAACTTCGATTTCACCTTTGTTGCAAGAGTCATCTATTTTTTGTACTCCTATATTTTTTTCTGATATTAATATAGTTACACTTGCTCCTTGAGGATCATAATCCTGCTTAGAAATATTAAGTACATGTGCTCCAATACTTTCCGTTACATCACACAGAATCCTTGTAAGTCTTTCCGAATTGTATTGCTCATCTATATAAGCAATATAGTCCTTTTGCTCGCGCTCACTTTTTGCATAGCATACATCATAGATGTTAAAGCTAAGTGTTTTGGTGAGGTTGTTAAAGCCGTATAACTTCAGCTTGTTGTCCAACCCTAACATCACAACCTTTCTGGCTTAAATTAATTTCTAGTCGCATAGGATTTGTTTCAAAATCCATATATTATATATCGATAAGTTTTCATCTAATTCTTATTATTTTAAATAATAAGTTTTTGTACCTAGCAAATACTAAATTTAAAGTCAATATTGAAACATTTTATCATACAACATTGACATTTTACTATATTATGTTTAAAAATGCTACTGTTTATGACAATATTTCTTGAATATCCACTATAAATTTATTTAAAGTCACTTATGCTCTGTTTTCTTTAATATTCCTTATCATTTCATATACATATAAGCGCAAATTCAACTAACTATTTTTTTTCATAGCTCTCTCTTTCACATATTGATTATATTCTTCTATTGAATAAACTTCTGGTTCTCTTACTTCTTCTAAGAAATGTGAAGCTTCAGCATCAGCATTGCTAAAGGCCAAAACTGATTTATACATTTCTATGGCTTTATTATAATCTCTATACTCATCCTTTGGTACATAAGCTCCCATATGCCATCTTATCATCAAACATTCTTCTAATGTAAGTTTAACAAATTGTTGAAGTAAAATTACACTTTTTTCCCCGTGCCCTAATGGAATTTTATCATCAAATTCATAAGAGGCATATCCTATCCACTTTCCAGTCATTTCATCTTTTTTTAATCTCATGGTTTTATCATACAAGTTGCACTTGCATAAATCATGCAAGTACCCAGTTAAATACATTGTATCATTACTTAATCCTAGCTTATATTGTTTATTCTTTTGAATTAATAGTTCAACAACATTGTCAGAATGAAATGCTAAACCTCCATCAAAGTTTGAATGAAACTTTGTTGATGCAGGTGCTGTAAAATAATCAGTCCTTTCAGTAAGATAATTAATTAATTCATCTATTCCATCTCTATTAATAGAGCTTAATCTTTCTAATATTTTATCCTTTAGTTCTTGCATCTCCTGTGCTGCCTTAGCTTTTGTCATTTCTTTCAAGTCGCGTAAATCACTCATTGATACATCTCCTTACATTGATTAAGTTCTTAATATTATAACTTTTAGTATTTCAGAATAAGTTTATTATATTTATTCTTCTTTTACTATTCTATCACTTTTGAAAAAAAACTTATATCATTCTATTAAATGATATAAGTTTTTAAATTAAACATATTATAATTCAAATCTATATTTTATAAAAGAAAAAAATACCTAAAGTATAAAATTATATTTTTAATCACATAATATTATTGCAAAATGCTAGGAGGTGAAAATTATGAGTCCAAAAGAATTATCGTATATTGAAGATGCACTAAATCATGAAAGACATATGAAAACAAAATGTTCAGATTATGCCAATAAAATACAAGATTCAGAACTTAAATCTTATGTAACTCAATTATCTAATGCTCATCAACAAAGATTTAATGAATTTTTAAATTTATTATAATTAAGGAGAATCAAATTATGAATGATAAAGAATTATTTGAAGACCTTTTACTTACAGTAAAAGGTGGATCTGATTTATATTTACATGGAACAATAGAATCATCTACTCAAAACGTTCATGGTACATTTGATAAAGCATTAAATGATTCCTTAAAAATGCAGAATGAAATTTACACTAAAATGTCTCAAAAGGGTTGGTATCCATCAGAAAAAGCTGATCAAAACAAAATAAATCAAGCTAGACAAAAATTTTCATCACAACAATAAAACTTATTTATATTCAAATATAGTTTTTACTAATAAAAAATGCAGATTTTAATTTTAACATTTAAGTTAAATAAAATCTGCATTTTTTAGATAAAACAAAACTATTAAATTACTTATTGTTATAAAATCCAAATCATTTATTATCAAGTATTTTTTCCTCTAATACTTTTTTATATTTTTTATGTAATTTCTTTATAGTTTTATCTTCATTAAACCTATTATATGGCCATATCCTTGTCTCTACTTTGCATCTGATCCATTCTGCTTTTAGATATATTTGTACCAATACATCTATCTCACTATTTAAACAATCAATCTCATTTTCATATTTATTAATCAAATAATCACTTTCTTTTATTATTTGACTGATTAGTACTGGATTAGCTAAATATAATAATTTCACTTGCTTTTTTAATTCAAACAAACTCATATTATTTAAATTCTCAGTATTAATTCCTAAATTTAAAAACTGCTCTAATACCCGTTTTTCACTTATGGAATCGATTATTTCATCGAATTTAATTAAAAGTTCTTCCTCATTCTTAATAAATTTAATCGTATTTTTACAATAATATATAAGCAAATAGCTATTTAATGCAACCTTCAATTCTTCTACTTTAGAAATTAATATAATATCATGCTTTCCAGTAAAGTTAAGATGCATTTTTATTAATGATACTATTTTTTCAAGCTCTCTTCTATAGGCTATTTTATTAAATCCATCTTTAGTTATTATATACAAATTAGTTATATTACTTAATTCTTTTAAAGAAGCTATATAAGCTCTAAAGGTATTAATCCATATCACTCTAAATTTTGTTATATTGTTTATATATAGGGTTTTCTTATTTTGGCATAAATTCAATACTCCTGTTATAAAAGTAATCATAATTCCTGTAAATGTAATTATATCAATTATTTCCAATTCAATTTCTCCAACTCTCATAAATCACTCCATAATTTTATTCTAATCAAGAATTTTGCTTCTTAAAAAAATAAAATGTTTTAACATAGTTGAATTTATTTTATACATATTTTTATCTTTTATTCCCTAAAATTTAACCATAAAACTTTATTTTATTAAGATTATTATATAATTTTCTATAAATCATATTTTTTTCTAAATTAATATGTACTTTTATATAATTTTGAATTATTATAAATAAATATACACAAATACCAATCAACTTAATATGTTTTAATCTATATTTTTCACAAATTAATAATAGAAATTTATTGAAATTTATACTATTTTATATAAATTTAGGAGGTAAAAATGAAATTCACAAAAAATAAAAATCAAAATCCTGTTAATAAAAAAATCAAATTGAGTAATTTCTCATTTAAACAAAAATTTATCAATTTAAAGAAAAAAAATAAAAATTCAACGAAGTCTTCTTATAGTCACTTAAATGATAATTTTAAATTAAATAGAAACTCAATCAGCTTCAAAGTGCTTTTAAAAGTCGTTCCCATTGTAATTATTACATTAATAATAGTGTCAGTCTTCACTTACACTTCAGCACAAAAGGCATTATACTCTAACAGTTTGGAATTATTAAATCAATTAAGTAGCATTACAGCACAAGATATCAGTGATGTAATGACAGAAAAGATAAAATCTATTGACAGTTTAGCTCATAATCCAATAATCACAAATCCAGAAGCACCAATGCAGGATAAACTTAACATATTATTAGAAGAAAAGAAATTTCAGCAATATAATAATATGGGTATAGCAACTCCTGATGGAAAGCTAACTCTTTTGGATGGAAGTACTGTAAATATTAAGTCTTACGATTACTTTTCCATAGCACTTTCTGGACATTCTTATGTTTCAGAACCTTTTCAAAGTAATTTTAGCAAAGATTTTGTAATTGCAATATCTGCTCCAATTAAAGATATGAATAAGACGTTAGGAGTTTTAGTTGCTTTTAAATCAGGAGATGAAATATCAAATATAAGTAAAAAAATATCTTTTCTAAGTACTGGTAAAGCATATGTAGTAAATTCCAACAGTAAAATAATTGGACATTCTAATGAAGACTATGTAAAAAATGCAACTAATCTTGGTGAAATTTTAACTAATACTGACAAATCAGCTCCTTACGATTTATTAAGCAAAATTTCTCAAGCTCAAAGTGGTTCGACAGAAATTATTTCTGATAATAAATTACAAACTTTATCATATTCACTAGTTCCAAGTACTGGGTGGTCAGTAATTGTTACAGTTGAAAATGATGACTTACTAAAATCTGTAGCAAACTTAAAATTTACAAATATTATCACTGGTATTGCTAGTCTTATATTAATATCTTTAATACTAATTTTTGCAATTTCAAAAATTTCTAAACAGATATTATATGTTGTTAGCTTAATGAAAACTTACGCTCAAGGTGATTTTTCTGTTGAGATACATGAAAAGACCTTGAAAGATCCAACTGAAACAGGAATTATGTGTAATTCTCTTATGAGTATAAAGAACTCCCTTAATACTAGTATTGATATGATAAAAAGTAATTCTTCTAATCTTAATGAACAATCAACTGGTTTGTCCTCTATTTCTGAAGAATTATCTTCACTTATAGATACTATTGTTAGAGCAATTAGCGATATTTCTGAAGGAACATCAAATCAAACTGATAATCTAATTAGCAGTACAAATAATTTAAATGAATTTGGTGAAAAAATTTCAACTCTTACTGATAAAGTTAATGATGTAACAATGACTTCATCTGAAATTGGTACTAAAGCTAAAAAAGGAAACGCTGAAATCCAAGTATTAGTTACTTCAATAGAATTATTAAACAATAACTTTAATGACTTCAATAAATCTTTGGCTGTTATGGCAAATGATATTAAAGAAGTTAATGAGATGACTTCCTTAATTAATAGTATATCAGAGCAAACTAATTTACTTGCTTTAAATGCTGCAATTGAAGCTGCAAGAGCTGGTGAAGCTGGAAGAGGCTTTACAGTTGTTGCTGATGAAATAAGAAAACTTGCAGAAATGAGTAAAAACTCTGCTCAAACCATTTATTCCATTGTATCAAAGGTTCTAAATAATACTGATAATATATCTAAAAATACTAATAATATTACAAAGGATGTCCAAAATCAAACGAATGTTATTAAAAATACAATAACGGCATTTAATGAAATTTCAACATCTGTAGAAGAAATGGTACCTCAAATGTATTCAATTGCTAAAGACTTTGTTGATTTGAATTCAGAAAAAGATGCTCTTGTGACTAATATCACTAACATTTCTGCAGTAGCACAGCAGATTTCTGCTACTACTCAAGAGATATATTCTTCTTCTGAAGAATTAAGCTCAGCTAGCTCTGAAGTTGCTAATTCTGCACAAAAGGTTAGTACTTTATCAAATGAATTGAATGAAAGCTTTGATCAATTTAAATTTTAAAACAGTATCGTTTTATACATCTTTGCAATAAACTGTAGTAAAGCAATTTATAGATAAGGTGGTAAAATGAATCCATTAATAAATTTAATACTTTCATCTCTTTTTAATGGTATGGGCAATGGTATGATGAATAACCCTATGATGCCTAACCAAAATGGAAATATGCAAAACCAAATGAGTGGCATGAATCCAAATATGATGACTGGTAACCCTTTATTAAACCTTCTTATGGGGAGTATGTTTGGTGGTATGAATCAAATGAATGGAAATCCATTAATGAGTATGCTAATGGGTAATCCGCAAAATGGTAATAATATGCCATTTGGAAATTCTACCAACACCAACAATAATCCTCAATTCAACAATATGAATTCAAATAACCCTAATATGAATAACATTGCTCCTCTTTTAAGCATGTTAATGGGTAATCAAAATCGAATGGGTATGCCTAATATGATGAATAATACCCAAAATAGAAATTCTTATCCAAAAAAATAGTAGGATAAATAATAGGTAGTTTAAGTGACTACCTATTAATTTTTTTTGCAAAATATAGATATCCAATGCGAGAATTAGAAAACCCTTTCTATGCTTAATTCATTCTTCATCATAAGATTATGTATAAATTTAAAACTAATTTACATTAAATAAAGTTAATTAAACACTTTTCTTTATAATTTTCTGCTAATTATTATTTAAAATACCTTATACAAAAAATTTTCTTAAAATTATTAATTCCCCCTTTACTTTTATATAGTAAGCGGTTACTATATAAATAAGAAGGAGGAATTGATTATGGAAAATATTAATGTACTAAAAAATGATTTTACTGAATTATTTAAAAAGGACTCTAAAAATGTTTACTTCTCACCTGGAAGAGTTAACTTAATTGGTGAGCACACTGATTATAATGGAGGTAACGTTTTTCCTTGTGCCCTTACTATTGGAACATATGCTTTAGTAACTAAAAGATCAGATAAAAAAGTATTAGTTAGTTCTTTAAATTTTAAAGAATTAGGAATAATTGAATTTAATTTAGAAAATATGGTTTATGATAAAGCTCATGATTGGGCAAATTATCCTAAGGGTGTAATTAAAACTTTTGAAAATCATGGCTTTAATATTACTAACGGCTTTGAAATACTTTTCTATGGAAATATTCCAAATGGTTCTGGATTATCTTCTTCTGCTTCAATAGAAGTTTTAATGGGTGTAATATTAAATGAAACATTTAATTTAAATATTGATATGGTAGACATAGTTAAAATGTGCCAAGAAGCTGAAAATAAATTTATAGGTGTAAATTGTGGAATAATGGATCAGTTTGCCATTGGTATGGGGAAAGATAACTGTGCTATTCTTTTAGATTGTAACACTCTAAATTATTCTTACAGTAATATAGATATGGAAGGCTATAAAATAGTAATTGCTAATACAAATAAAAAACGTGGCTTAGCTGATTCTAAATATAATGAAAGAAGAAGCGAATGCGAAGATGCTTTAGCAAAAATTCAAAAGGTAAAAAATATTAAAGCTCTTGGAGAACTTACTGAAGAAGAATTTGAAGAAGTAAAAGATTGTATTGGCGATCCAATAAAAATCAAAAGAGCAAAACATGCAGTATATGAAAACAGAAGAACTTTAAAAGCAGTAAAAGCTTTAGAAGAAAATGATCTTGCTTTATTTGGAAAGTTTATGAATGCTTCTCATGTTTCTTTAAGAGATGATTATGAGGTTACTGGAATAGAATTAGACACTTTAGTAGCTTTAGCTTGGGAAACTGAAGGTGTTATTGGTGCTCGTATGACAGGTGCTGGTTTTGGTGGATGTACTGTTAACATTGTTAAAGAAGATTGCATTGATGCTTTCATTGAAAAAGTAAAAAAAGCATACACTGATAAAATAGGTTACGAACCTGATTTTTATGTAGTAAATATTTCTGGTGGTGCTAGAAAACTTAGTTAAATCTATTTTTATAAGATAAAGGGAGATGTTAATATGTCAATTTTAGTTTGTGGTGGTGCTGGATATATCGGATCACATACAGTACATGAACTTGTAAAACAAAATAAGGATGTAGTAATTGTTGATAACCTTCAATCAGGTCATATAAAGGCTGTGAATCCAAACGCTAAATTTTATAAAGGCGATATAAGAGATGCAGAATTTTTAGATAAAGTTTTTTCTGAAAACAATATTGAAGCTGTAATACATTTTGCTGCTAACTCTTTAGTTGGCGAAAGTATGACAAAACCACTTCTATACTTCAACAATAATGTTTATGGAATGCAAGTTTTACTTGAAAGTATGGTAAAACACAACATAAAACATATTGTATTCTCTTCTACTGCTGCAGTATATGGAGAACCAAAAAGAATTCCAATACTTGAAGATGATGAAACAAATCCAACAAATCCTTATGGAGAAACAAAATTAACAATGGAAAAAATGATGAAATGGGTTGGGCAAGCTAACGGAATAACTTATGTTTCCTTAAGATACT
The window above is part of the Clostridium saccharoperbutylacetonicum N1-4(HMT) genome. Proteins encoded here:
- a CDS encoding spore coat protein yields the protein MNDKELFEDLLLTVKGGSDLYLHGTIESSTQNVHGTFDKALNDSLKMQNEIYTKMSQKGWYPSEKADQNKINQARQKFSSQQ
- a CDS encoding galactokinase, producing MENINVLKNDFTELFKKDSKNVYFSPGRVNLIGEHTDYNGGNVFPCALTIGTYALVTKRSDKKVLVSSLNFKELGIIEFNLENMVYDKAHDWANYPKGVIKTFENHGFNITNGFEILFYGNIPNGSGLSSSASIEVLMGVILNETFNLNIDMVDIVKMCQEAENKFIGVNCGIMDQFAIGMGKDNCAILLDCNTLNYSYSNIDMEGYKIVIANTNKKRGLADSKYNERRSECEDALAKIQKVKNIKALGELTEEEFEEVKDCIGDPIKIKRAKHAVYENRRTLKAVKALEENDLALFGKFMNASHVSLRDDYEVTGIELDTLVALAWETEGVIGARMTGAGFGGCTVNIVKEDCIDAFIEKVKKAYTDKIGYEPDFYVVNISGGARKLS
- the galE gene encoding UDP-glucose 4-epimerase GalE, giving the protein MSILVCGGAGYIGSHTVHELVKQNKDVVIVDNLQSGHIKAVNPNAKFYKGDIRDAEFLDKVFSENNIEAVIHFAANSLVGESMTKPLLYFNNNVYGMQVLLESMVKHNIKHIVFSSTAAVYGEPKRIPILEDDETNPTNPYGETKLTMEKMMKWVGQANGITYVSLRYFNAAGAIEDGSIGEDHSPESHLIPLILQVPLKKREAITVFGEDYDTPDGTCIRDYIHVLDLADAHIKAVEYLIKGNESNIFNLGNGVGFSVKEMIDSAKEATNEDIKVVIGDRRAGDPARLIASNEKARNVLGWKPKFTDVKDVIGTAWVWHKAHPNGFEDR
- a CDS encoding methyl-accepting chemotaxis protein; the protein is MKFTKNKNQNPVNKKIKLSNFSFKQKFINLKKKNKNSTKSSYSHLNDNFKLNRNSISFKVLLKVVPIVIITLIIVSVFTYTSAQKALYSNSLELLNQLSSITAQDISDVMTEKIKSIDSLAHNPIITNPEAPMQDKLNILLEEKKFQQYNNMGIATPDGKLTLLDGSTVNIKSYDYFSIALSGHSYVSEPFQSNFSKDFVIAISAPIKDMNKTLGVLVAFKSGDEISNISKKISFLSTGKAYVVNSNSKIIGHSNEDYVKNATNLGEILTNTDKSAPYDLLSKISQAQSGSTEIISDNKLQTLSYSLVPSTGWSVIVTVENDDLLKSVANLKFTNIITGIASLILISLILIFAISKISKQILYVVSLMKTYAQGDFSVEIHEKTLKDPTETGIMCNSLMSIKNSLNTSIDMIKSNSSNLNEQSTGLSSISEELSSLIDTIVRAISDISEGTSNQTDNLISSTNNLNEFGEKISTLTDKVNDVTMTSSEIGTKAKKGNAEIQVLVTSIELLNNNFNDFNKSLAVMANDIKEVNEMTSLINSISEQTNLLALNAAIEAARAGEAGRGFTVVADEIRKLAEMSKNSAQTIYSIVSKVLNNTDNISKNTNNITKDVQNQTNVIKNTITAFNEISTSVEEMVPQMYSIAKDFVDLNSEKDALVTNITNISAVAQQISATTQEIYSSSEELSSASSEVANSAQKVSTLSNELNESFDQFKF
- a CDS encoding aminotransferase class I/II-fold pyridoxal phosphate-dependent enzyme is translated as MKNKEYHSKAPIYEALEAYRKARVVPFDVPGHKQGRGNAMLREFLGEQCLSVDVNSMKPLDNLCHPVSVIKEAEELAADAFGAKHAFFMINGTSSAVQAMVMSVCKKGEKIIMPRNVHRSAINALIISGAIPVYINPGTNKKLGIPLGMSIDDVKRAIKENPDAKAVLVNNPTYYGICSNLKEITKIAHENGMYVLVDEAHGTHFYFGENMPVSAVEAGADMAAISMHKTGGSLTQSSFLLLNCDLNVGYVRQIINLTQTTSASYLLMSSLDLARRDLVLHGNEIFHKVVDIAEYARSEINKIDGYYAFSKELIDGDAVYDFDVTKLSIFTRDIGLAGIEVYDLLRDEYGIQIEFGDIANILAIISVGDRSLAIERLISSLSEIKRLHSRDKAGMFDHEYINPEVILTPQEAFYSEKLSMPMNESQGKICAEFVMCYPPGIPILAPGEKITQEILDYISYAKEKGCFLTGTADPKIENINIVINSVNS
- the speD gene encoding adenosylmethionine decarboxylase is translated as MMLGLDNKLKLYGFNNLTKTLSFNIYDVCYAKSEREQKDYIAYIDEQYNSERLTRILCDVTESIGAHVLNISKQDYDPQGASVTILISEKNIGVQKIDDSCNKGEIEVLKSRETVVGHLDKSHVTVHTYPEYHPDNSIATFRVDIDVATCGEVSPLNTLNYLIGSFDSDIITIDYRVRGFTRDVDGKKLFIDHKITSIQDYIDIETLEKYDAMDINVYQSNIFHTKMLIKEMHLQNYLFNRDVYEIKPKQRLEIENNLRKEMIEIFSGVNIY